A stretch of the Chanos chanos chromosome 1, fChaCha1.1, whole genome shotgun sequence genome encodes the following:
- the dact1 gene encoding dapper homolog 1, with protein MKQTTALTEMIASKDFTLIRDRKEFDICVRERMEGELDRVRTRERLEATLAGLGELEYLRQRQELLVRNVLNHRESVSATGEDKVCVVAEENYLSTEEKLLEENILLLRKQLNCLRRRDAGLINQLQELDRQISDLRLDTEATHEHAEMDSRPSSGFYELSDGASGSLSNSSNSVFSECLSSCRSSTCLCAPLDTSLCASEGRPKPSDELVACTECEAHCEDQGSGTVRRSLSSPYSPSLDGSSDGQSKYHCDLIVKNGTDVYRYPSPLHAVAVQSPIFFQSITNHLKDEGSLSKAPDASDEGQKSDQLLASQNASWTASHTPSNKRLDNYIFGLLQRRAQPIRTNKPRTSINTDPSKSILRQASLCVRTPAAAQPQGWTPDFKPNWQTSLQGSAAANIELNTMSPQRQWSVESKGELFESGASYSVNQPQNGYLINSDIGTNSLLKKKSSLNNKGQPLTMAPKDFQDPGSPNAVCSPKHSKIPYYPTKEDNKSTQTMKTGTPNKSPKAQASDPSCTGKKDDRVVPDQMSLGSSSQSQDEGGHMVNAQYIPAQKQSVKLRKGGGKNVKIVKVKNATPAKPKAHGELAVEANRDRHRTGSRKSRPLEDPPLPHKASKKPSCKARRIPAPIPEGRVLERHTPSATGRSSSHRHHGHHGHHGRDVVLAKPKYKRNDYRRLRAITEVPYEEAYRRAHRRQKREMLSQMSAMYLPSNVQFTSPYAYVGSDSEYSAECASLFHSTILDTSEDERSNYTTNCFGDSESSVSEGDYVAESSTSSDSEGSAGVNWPQRGQAATGSSGQAKAFVKIKASHNLKRKILRFRSGSLKLMTTV; from the exons ATGAAGCAGACGACTGCCTTAACAGAGATGATAGCTTCTAAGGATTTTACGCTGATACGGGATAGGAAGGAATTTGATATATGTGTCCGAGAGAGGATGGAGGGTGAGCTGGATCGCGTGCGGACTCGAGAGAGGCTGGAAGCGACACTCGCAGGACTGGGTGAACTGGAATACCTTCGACAGAGGCAGGAATTACTGGTCCGAAATGTCTTAAACCATAGGGAGAGTGTCAGTGCAACTGGAGAggataaagtgtgtgtggtagctGAGGAGAACTACCtgagcacagaggaaaaacttCTGGAGGAGAATATTTTATTGCTGAGAAAACAGCTG AACTGTCTCAGGAGGAGGGACGCTGGTTTGATCAATCAACTGCAGGAGCTGGACAGACAAATCAGTGACCTCCGTCTGGACACAGAAGCAACACATGAGCATGCGGAGATGGACAGCCGGCCAAGctcag GTTTTTATGAGCTGAGTGATGGGGCTTCAggctctctctctaactcctcCAACTCTGTCTTCAGCGAGTGTTTGTCCAGCTGTCGTTCCAGCACCTGCCTCTGTGCCCCCCTCGACACATCGCTGTGTGCCTCTGAGGGGCGACCCAAACCTTCAG ACGAGCTCGTTGCGTGTACAGAATGTGAAGCCCACTGTGAGGACCAGGGTTCTGGAACAGTCCGCAGGTCGCTCTCTTCCCCTTACTCTCCCTCTTTGGATGGCTCGTCTGACGGCCAGTCCAAATACCACTGTGACCTGATTGTGAAGAATGGGACAGACGTGTACCGCTACCCCAGCCCCCTCCACGCCGTGGCAGTACAGAGTCCCATATTTTTCCAGTCCATAACCAACCATCTGAAAGACGAAGGCAGCCTTTCAAAGGCTCCCGATGCCTCGGATGAGGGCCAGAAGTCTGATCAGCTGCTGGCATCTCAGAACGCGTCTTGGACAGCATCTCATACGCCCTCCAACAAAAGACTGGACAATTATATCTTTGGGTTACTCCAGAGAAGGGCGCAGCCCATAAGGACCAACAAACCAAGGACAAGCATTAATACAGACCCTTCCAAGAGCATTTTACGACaagccagtctgtgtgtgcggaCGCCTGCCGCTGCACAGCCACAAGGATGGACCCCTGACTTTAAGCCAAACTGGCAGACAAGTTTACAAGGATCAGCAGCGGCTAACATTGAACTTAATACAATGTCTCCTCAGAGACAGTGGTCTGTCGAGTCCAAAGGAGAACTCTTTGAGAGTGGGGCTTCTTATTCTGTAAACCAACCTCAAAATGGATATTTAATAAACAGTGACATTGGTACCAACAGtctcttgaaaaagaaaagctctcTGAACAATAAAGGTCAACCTTTAACCATGGCGCCTAAGGATTTCCAGGATCCTGGCAGCCCTAATGCAGTTTGTTCCCCCAAACACAGCAAGATTCCTTATTATCCCACCAAGGAAGACAATAAATCAACACAGACAATGAAGACAGGCACTCCAAACAAGAGCCCCAAAGCTCAGGCTTCAGACCCTTCGTGTACTGGTAAAAAAGACGACCGAGTGGTACCCGACCAGATGAGTCTGGGGTCATCATCTCAGAGCCAAGATGAAGGCGGGCACATGGTAAATGCTCAGTACATCCCAGCCCAAAAACAGTCTGTCAAACTCCGAAAGGGAGGAGGCAAGAATGTCAAGATCGTCAAGGTGAAGAACGCCACGCCAGCGAAACCCAAGGCCCATGGGGAGCTGGCGGTAGAAGCGAACCGAGACAGGCATCGAACGGGGTCTAGGAAGTCTCGCCCTTTGGAGGATCCTCCTCTACCGCACAAAGCTTCCAAAAAGCCCTCCTGCAAGGCTAGGAGGATCCCGGCTCCTATTCCAGAAGGCCGAGTGTTGGAGAGGCACACACCATCAGCGACAGGCAGATCATCTTCCCACAGGCACCATGGGCACCACGGACACCATGGAAGAGACGTGGTGTTGGCCAAACCCAAGTACAAGCGAAATGACTACCGCCGACTTCGGGCCATCACGGAGGTACCGTATGAAGAGGCCTACAGGAGAGCCCATCGCAGGCAGAAACGGGAGATGCTCAGTCAGATGTCCGCCATGTACTTACCATCGAATGTACAGTTCACCAGCCCCTACGCCTACGTTGGCAGCGACTCGGAGTACTCGGCTGAGTGcgcctctctgtttcattcaacCATCCTGGATACGAGCGAGGACGAACGGAGCAACTACACCACTAACTGTTTTGGGGACAGCGAATCCAGTGTCAGTGAGGGTGATTATGTGGCTGAGAGCAGCACTAGCAGTGACTCTGAAGGAAGTGCTGGGGTGAACTGGCCTCAACGTGGACAGGCAGCCACGGGATCCTCAGGCCAGGCCAAGGCTTTTGTCAAAATCAAGGCCTCCCATAACCTGAAGAGAAAGATCCTACGCTTCCGGTCAGGTTCTTTAAAACTCATGACCACGGTGTGA